GTGACACCGATCATCTCATAGTCGATCAGAGTAACGGTAAGGATCGGGCCGATGACCTGCGGCCCGTAGAAGATCAACGACCGCTTGATTGACGTCCGCATGGAGATGGGCGAGCCGTTGAGCATGACCACCTTGATACCCGTAGCCCGTTTTCCCAAGGTCTGACCGTACTTGGCGTGCAGCACAACCGTGTAGAGAAAACACACAGCAATCCCGAAGATGGAAATGGCGGTCTGCATCAAGCCGGCATCCGTAGCGGTGCTCATCTGCGCACTGACGACCAGGCCAAGTATCCAGATGGGTATGAAGATAAGCAGATTGTCGATGAACAAGGCCCCGAACCGTTTGCCGAAAGTTGGCTTGAGCGATTCGCCGGGGAGCGGATCGCCGGCGAGCAGGCGTTCGAGCAGTTCCTGCTTTCCTTCCGCCGAGACGCGCAGGCCGCGCAGGATGATGGTCTGGTCCTCCGGCAGCCATTCGCCGGTCAGTTGGCATTGCATCTGACCGGGTGCCGGGGCGGTGGTTTCAGCCATGAATCACCTCTTATCGGAAATCATACGAAACTCGCGCCTCATTCACAGGCTTGATTCAGGACGTGAACGTCATGCTCTGCACCACAAGTCCCAGATTCATCACCGTCTGTTCATCGCTGAGGTAATCCATGTCTTCCGGCAGGGCGTACCGTTGACGAAACAGCTTGGCAGCAATCGCAAACAAGTCCTCGCGCACCGCGGGGTCAAGCTCATCACGCCGCATCATGAGGTCAAAGATCAGATCACGCTCATCGCGCGTCACCCGTGAGAGGATGCGATTGCGGATGGCGGTATCCGTCTGGAACGTATTCACCCGGCTTTGCTGACGGAGCAGAGCTGAGGGCAGGCTGAGCTTGGAATCGCGGATCACAATGGTATCCGCCGCCAGATCGCCGAGGCGTCGATGCAGCGGATCGATGAACGCGACCGCAGCACCGATGAACGCGATGAAGATGATCGTGTTGTCGATCCATCGGACCACGTTGCGGATGACGACCTCCGCGAAGCGCAGCCTTGTGCCGCGGGTGGAGATCACCCGCAGGTTCATGATTCGCTTGCCGGGAGATTGGCCGCCCCAGCGCAGCTCGAAGAAGGCGTAATAGCCAAAGTCGATGGCCAGCAGCCCGACAAAGGCGATCGCTGCCACCCATGAAGCCATCGAGAGGCTTGAGGCCATCCCCAGAAACCCCGCCAGCCATCCGGTTAACAGAACCACTGCCGCATACAAAATCAGGATGAAAAGCTGATCGACAAACCACGCCATCACGCGGCTGGCCAGACCGCCGATCTCGTAACGAAAATAAACCTGCTCAGGCGTGATGATGCGATGGTAGGGCACGCTGCCATTCTAATGGCGGCTGCGTTTTCCGGTTCAGCGGGTTGATCTGGTTGCGTCAAAAGCCGCAGTTAGGATCACGACACGGAAACCGGCTCATCCTTTACAATTCACGCCATGGACTTCAATGAGTTCCTCCTCCAGCGGCAACCGCGGTGGAAACAGCTCAGCCAACTGCTTGATCGCGTGGATCAGGTCGGTCTGGCGGGACTCGCAGCGCACGAGGTCGATGAGCTTTTTTCGCTCTATCGACTGGTATCGAGCGATCTGAATCTCGT
This region of Phycisphaeraceae bacterium genomic DNA includes:
- a CDS encoding RDD family protein; amino-acid sequence: MAETTAPAPGQMQCQLTGEWLPEDQTIILRGLRVSAEGKQELLERLLAGDPLPGESLKPTFGKRFGALFIDNLLIFIPIWILGLVVSAQMSTATDAGLMQTAISIFGIAVCFLYTVVLHAKYGQTLGKRATGIKVVMLNGSPISMRTSIKRSLIFYGPQVIGPILTVTLIDYEMIGVTLTGLGSLFYFADCIVTLADRQQRSIHDQLAGTKVILHLT
- a CDS encoding RDD family protein, which produces MPYHRIITPEQVYFRYEIGGLASRVMAWFVDQLFILILYAAVVLLTGWLAGFLGMASSLSMASWVAAIAFVGLLAIDFGYYAFFELRWGGQSPGKRIMNLRVISTRGTRLRFAEVVIRNVVRWIDNTIIFIAFIGAAVAFIDPLHRRLGDLAADTIVIRDSKLSLPSALLRQQSRVNTFQTDTAIRNRILSRVTRDERDLIFDLMMRRDELDPAVREDLFAIAAKLFRQRYALPEDMDYLSDEQTVMNLGLVVQSMTFTS